A stretch of the Jeotgalibacillus haloalkalitolerans genome encodes the following:
- a CDS encoding RNaseH domain-containing protein produces the protein MNIQSKVKKYIQPLRYTINQQELKKIKLLTVRLPDQWAKAILQFDYQQSPRMKGIIETIRVEHPEIIYTDLSEKAKAQRIPFLYVIESENTRESLTVIMEKIYEYMVRESAFEKVTPSYMSYQSLKNGWSAETYHASDLIKVTDQYRFIPALLSYLSVQQPLELKEGRSRAFTRVAGVHEGHYMILSQPYRTGQLYVYSNAAYFSVEIPLRPFENDELVVNLHLSVRYWPVSKDNITYKSWKNYFSLLSGTFSHDGSTLLYSSQVKLDRLNQKLEIRKGQEYYLKERKILPESVLNDLQSYCERGIDQEEDFAGIALSQENRSWFGGKFDQSKIPSGMTPRESELFYEAFAVHLPLLNATEHWVEVPKQLNGVSVIKSSSHKDAYFPKFDDFYLPDSISELTLNLFVPKGNRWADYFVEGYFNENSHRYVFFNKVSDVQWEVAFYDRRVQLSVNMIETEFAHLLKREKEDKCETIKAELSQYMNSKPGSLNVFFLADYHQQKGNGAGTYRNGDPKKEIRKAFADEGCHVQFMNYPLNEPDLFQLTSEVKSRFNHSFLDVLSKHGVSRRVMNQSVTILSVLVDPSGRIFFAKRMPGGECFFSLPGQAWVNSYESVRLVIASRAIKYDSVIKFLARELTFIDGPVQLYVSGNIKREDHFFKNGLYFTDSHFLLEAFPELSIARINTGSDVPDYYGSSYKRSRGDKTGHPAWRASLIKGLYGHPAQKDVYYSIAARGDTIQYSPSRQRDNYHVGIYKRSRIVEIAIRSNTECTEDIAYTVHLMRNVNIAYQKETNLPSPLNEIDKVIKDFR, from the coding sequence ATGAATATACAGTCAAAAGTTAAAAAATATATTCAGCCACTGCGCTATACCATTAACCAGCAGGAGTTAAAAAAGATTAAACTCCTGACTGTAAGGCTCCCTGACCAATGGGCGAAAGCGATTCTTCAGTTCGATTATCAACAGTCACCTAGAATGAAAGGTATTATTGAGACCATTCGTGTTGAACACCCTGAGATTATTTACACTGATTTAAGTGAAAAAGCCAAAGCACAGAGAATCCCATTTTTATATGTAATAGAAAGTGAGAACACCAGAGAATCACTTACTGTCATCATGGAGAAAATCTATGAATATATGGTCAGGGAATCAGCATTTGAAAAGGTGACGCCCTCCTACATGTCATATCAATCTCTGAAAAATGGCTGGAGTGCTGAGACTTATCATGCCAGTGACCTGATAAAGGTTACCGATCAGTATCGATTTATTCCTGCCCTCCTGTCGTATCTATCCGTTCAACAGCCACTGGAATTAAAGGAAGGCCGGTCGAGAGCATTTACAAGAGTCGCAGGTGTTCATGAAGGCCATTATATGATCCTTTCGCAGCCTTACCGAACCGGACAACTGTATGTTTATTCAAATGCAGCTTACTTTAGTGTGGAAATACCACTTCGGCCTTTTGAAAATGATGAACTTGTTGTCAATCTTCACCTTTCAGTTCGTTACTGGCCTGTATCGAAGGATAACATTACGTATAAAAGCTGGAAGAACTATTTTTCTCTGCTCTCAGGAACATTTTCTCATGATGGCTCTACTCTGTTGTATTCTTCACAGGTGAAACTTGATCGGCTTAACCAGAAGCTTGAGATCAGGAAAGGTCAAGAATATTATCTTAAAGAACGAAAAATTTTACCGGAATCAGTGTTAAATGATTTACAATCATACTGCGAAAGAGGAATCGATCAGGAAGAAGATTTTGCAGGTATTGCGCTGTCACAGGAAAACAGGTCATGGTTTGGAGGGAAATTTGATCAGTCGAAAATTCCTTCAGGTATGACACCAAGAGAGAGCGAACTTTTTTACGAAGCTTTTGCCGTACATCTCCCTCTGTTAAATGCTACAGAACATTGGGTTGAAGTACCGAAGCAATTAAATGGTGTCTCCGTGATAAAGTCCTCTTCTCATAAAGATGCTTACTTCCCTAAATTCGACGATTTTTATCTGCCGGATTCTATCTCTGAACTTACGCTCAATTTATTTGTGCCTAAAGGAAACAGGTGGGCAGACTATTTTGTTGAAGGGTATTTCAATGAGAACAGTCATCGATATGTTTTCTTCAATAAAGTATCGGACGTTCAATGGGAGGTCGCATTTTATGATAGAAGGGTACAGTTATCGGTCAATATGATTGAAACAGAATTTGCTCATCTTCTTAAAAGAGAAAAAGAAGATAAGTGCGAAACAATTAAGGCAGAACTTTCTCAATACATGAATTCAAAGCCCGGGAGTCTGAATGTGTTCTTTCTGGCAGATTACCATCAGCAAAAAGGTAATGGGGCGGGAACTTATCGAAATGGGGACCCAAAAAAAGAAATCAGAAAGGCATTTGCTGATGAGGGGTGTCATGTTCAATTTATGAATTATCCACTGAACGAACCTGACTTATTTCAACTAACCTCAGAAGTTAAAAGCAGGTTCAACCATAGTTTTCTGGATGTCCTTAGCAAGCATGGTGTTAGCAGAAGGGTCATGAATCAATCAGTAACGATACTTAGCGTTTTAGTCGATCCTTCAGGCAGGATATTTTTTGCGAAAAGAATGCCTGGAGGAGAATGCTTTTTCAGTCTTCCGGGACAGGCGTGGGTCAATTCATATGAATCAGTCAGATTAGTGATCGCTTCACGTGCTATTAAATATGATTCTGTAATTAAATTTCTGGCGCGGGAGTTAACATTCATTGACGGTCCAGTGCAGCTGTATGTGAGTGGAAATATAAAAAGAGAAGATCATTTCTTTAAAAACGGTTTGTATTTCACTGATAGTCATTTCCTGCTAGAAGCATTTCCGGAACTAAGTATAGCCCGGATTAATACAGGAAGTGATGTCCCTGATTACTATGGAAGCAGCTATAAAAGAAGCAGAGGAGATAAAACAGGACATCCTGCGTGGCGTGCGAGTCTTATAAAAGGACTATACGGTCATCCCGCTCAAAAAGATGTTTATTATTCAATTGCAGCCAGAGGAGACACCATACAGTACTCACCTTCCCGGCAGCGGGACAACTACCATGTTGGCATCTATAAAAGAAGCAGGATTGTTGAAATTGCGATCCGGAGTAACACTGAATGTACAGAAGATATTGCGTATACTGTTCATTTAATGAGAAACGTAAACATTGCGTACCAGAAAGAAACGAATTTACCGAGCCCTTTAAATGAGATTGACAAGGTGATCAAGGATTTCCGGTGA
- a CDS encoding aquaporin, with amino-acid sequence MKKYLAEFIGTFVLVFLGTGTAVVLGGYTGGTDTGYLGVLAIALAFGLSIVAAAYAIGHVSGCHVNPAVSLAVWMSGNLTTKELGGYVGAQVAGSFAGSSFLAFIVSSSVTLEGFGANGYGEMSAVGLDLSGALAVEIVLTFIFVLAILGVTSSKATSHMGGLVIGLTLTLVHLIGIPLTGTSVNPARSLAPAIFAGGDAIVQVWVFIVAPLIGAALAAVVFKSLFYVKEETGIEVAGASQNTPNVK; translated from the coding sequence TTGAAGAAGTATTTAGCAGAGTTTATCGGTACATTTGTCTTAGTGTTTCTTGGAACAGGAACAGCAGTTGTTCTTGGTGGTTATACAGGTGGTACAGACACAGGCTACCTTGGCGTTCTTGCGATTGCATTGGCATTTGGATTGTCAATTGTAGCAGCAGCTTATGCAATCGGGCATGTATCCGGCTGTCATGTGAATCCAGCAGTATCGCTTGCGGTTTGGATGTCTGGAAACCTGACTACCAAAGAGTTAGGTGGATATGTCGGAGCCCAGGTCGCAGGCTCATTTGCAGGAAGTTCATTCCTGGCTTTTATTGTGTCGAGTTCAGTAACGCTCGAAGGTTTTGGAGCGAATGGTTATGGTGAAATGAGTGCGGTCGGCCTTGACCTTAGTGGTGCACTCGCAGTAGAAATTGTTCTGACTTTTATATTTGTATTAGCTATTCTCGGTGTTACATCGAGCAAAGCCACTTCTCACATGGGTGGTCTTGTAATCGGTCTGACATTAACACTGGTTCACCTGATCGGTATCCCGCTGACAGGGACATCTGTTAATCCAGCCAGAAGCCTGGCACCTGCGATCTTTGCAGGGGGAGACGCAATTGTTCAGGTATGGGTCTTTATCGTTGCTCCTCTAATCGGCGCGGCCTTAGCTGCCGTGGTATTTAAGTCCCTTTTCTATGTAAAAGAAGAAACAGGGATAGAAGTAGCTGGTGCTTCACAAAACACACCTAACGTTAAATAG